One Longimicrobium sp. DNA segment encodes these proteins:
- a CDS encoding dienelactone hydrolase family protein produces MSEVESGVGEDRFEEVTLDTLRGGVACRYYRAERPRGAAVFVGGVGGGWDTPARGLYPRLCGELPAEGIACLRVRFRFPTVLEEAVHDVVSALAFLRDERAGPLALVGHSFGGAVMVRAAAAAEGVRTVVTLATQAYGAERVGELGPNRSILLLHGTADTILPVAASEHLYRLARDPKELAVFPGAGHSLDAAAGEVHRRVRGWIVRELPDA; encoded by the coding sequence GTTCGAGGAGGTGACGCTCGACACCCTCCGCGGCGGGGTGGCGTGCCGGTACTACCGCGCGGAGCGGCCCCGGGGCGCGGCCGTCTTCGTCGGCGGCGTGGGCGGGGGGTGGGACACGCCCGCGCGCGGCCTCTACCCCCGCCTCTGCGGCGAGCTGCCGGCCGAGGGGATCGCGTGCCTGCGCGTGCGCTTCCGCTTCCCGACCGTGCTGGAGGAGGCCGTGCACGACGTGGTCTCGGCGCTCGCGTTCCTGCGCGACGAGCGCGCGGGGCCGCTGGCGCTGGTGGGCCACTCGTTCGGCGGGGCGGTGATGGTGCGCGCCGCCGCCGCGGCCGAGGGCGTGCGCACCGTGGTCACCCTGGCCACGCAGGCGTACGGCGCCGAGCGGGTGGGCGAGCTGGGCCCGAACCGCTCGATCCTGCTGCTGCACGGCACCGCCGACACCATCCTTCCCGTGGCGGCGTCCGAGCACCTCTACCGGCTGGCCCGCGACCCGAAGGAGCTCGCCGTCTTCCCCGGCGCCGGCCACAGCCTGGACGCGGCCGCCGGCGAGGTGCACCGGCGGGTGCGGGGGTGGATCGTGCGGGAGCTGCCGGATGCGTGA